The segment ACCAATCCATGCGACAGTTGAAGCACTTGTGTTGAAAAATTCGGAGATTACTGGATAAACAACTAAAACAATAGTTCCTTCTAAAGTTGTAGCAAACATCCCAAAGGATACTATTACAAATACCATCCATTTAGGTTCCATAACAGACCTTACGATAACTAGGTTATTATTCTACAGTGACAGTAGCTCCAGCTTCTTCAAGCTTAGCTTTAATATCATCAGCTTCGTCTTTACTTGCATCTTC is part of the SAR202 cluster bacterium genome and harbors:
- a CDS encoding ribosomal protein L7/L12, yielding EDASKDEADDIKAKLEEAGATVTVE